The following proteins come from a genomic window of Paenibacillus spongiae:
- the folK gene encoding 2-amino-4-hydroxy-6-hydroxymethyldihydropteridine diphosphokinase: protein MSRDNEASPQTTSQAYIALGSNMGDREQMLRQALLALQEHASINVLRVSKVYETDPVGYTDQSAFLNMAALLETTLAPMPLLRAMLQIEQQLGRKREVRFGPRTIDLDVLLYEDVRSDEEELILPHPRMMERAFVLVPLHDVLQPGHSLQQQVGQAANRALQDGGEGIALWNTINWQDASAPSES from the coding sequence ATGTCCAGAGATAACGAAGCTTCACCGCAGACAACTTCTCAGGCTTATATTGCGCTCGGTTCCAACATGGGCGACAGGGAACAGATGCTGCGCCAAGCGCTTCTTGCGCTTCAGGAGCATGCATCGATTAACGTGCTTCGCGTATCGAAGGTGTATGAGACCGATCCGGTCGGCTATACCGATCAGTCCGCCTTTCTGAATATGGCCGCGCTACTAGAGACGACGTTAGCGCCGATGCCGTTACTGCGGGCGATGCTTCAGATCGAGCAGCAGCTCGGCCGGAAGCGGGAGGTTCGCTTTGGTCCGCGTACGATCGATTTGGATGTGCTGCTCTACGAAGATGTGCGCAGCGACGAAGAAGAATTGATACTGCCGCATCCGCGCATGATGGAGCGTGCATTTGTGCTTGTTCCGCTTCATGACGTTCTGCAGCCAGGGCATTCGCTCCAGCAGCAGGTCGGGCAAGCGGCGAACCGGGCGTTACAGGATGGAGGGGAAGGCATCGCGTTATGGAATACGATCAATTGGCAGGACGCGTCCGCGCCTTCAGAAAGCTGA
- the greA gene encoding transcription elongation factor GreA, with amino-acid sequence MGDKEIILTQEGLRKLEDELENLKSVKRREVAERIKIAIGYGDISENSEYEDAKNEQAFIEGRIITLEKMLRNARIINNDEIDIDTVSIGSIVVVEDLEYGDTMEYTIVGTAESDPSQNKISNESPVGKAILGKKKSTVVEVNVPAGIIQYKIVDIRK; translated from the coding sequence ATGGGCGACAAAGAGATTATTCTGACTCAGGAAGGGCTCAGAAAGCTTGAAGATGAGCTGGAGAATTTGAAGTCCGTTAAGCGCCGCGAGGTTGCCGAGCGGATTAAGATCGCAATCGGGTACGGCGATATCAGCGAGAACTCGGAGTATGAAGACGCCAAGAATGAACAGGCCTTCATCGAGGGACGTATCATTACGTTGGAAAAAATGCTGCGGAATGCGCGAATCATCAACAATGATGAAATCGATATTGATACCGTAAGCATCGGTTCGATTGTTGTCGTTGAAGATTTGGAGTATGGCGATACGATGGAATACACGATCGTAGGAACCGCTGAATCCGATCCATCGCAAAACAAGATCTCGAATGAAAGTCCGGTCGGTAAAGCGATTCTCGGCAAGAAGAAAAGTACGGTCGTCGAAGTCAATGTACCTGCCGGCATTATTCAATATAAAATCGTCGACATCAGAAAGTAA
- the folP gene encoding dihydropteroate synthase, whose translation MQVSNTKDSLYRHVYDFGEGVTLELGKHTLIMGILNTTPDSFSDGGRNRTVEDAVAHARTMVEAGADIIDIGGESTRPGFEPVPLEEELRRVIPVIRAIREALPHVTLSIDTYKADTARRALEAGVHIINDIWALKGDPQMAAVGAEFGCPVILNHNRQAMDYKELLPDVLADLQESIQIAKKAGIADASIWLDPGIGFAKTAEDNRYLMAHLDEFAKLGYPVLLGTSRKRFIRDTLQLPVDQLAFGTAATVTLGIAQGCQIIRVHDVREMKQNALMADAIIYGATDASIKRI comes from the coding sequence ATGCAGGTATCCAATACGAAGGATAGCCTCTATCGGCATGTATACGATTTTGGTGAAGGAGTCACGCTGGAGCTGGGCAAACACACCCTCATTATGGGCATTTTGAACACGACGCCGGATTCCTTCTCGGACGGGGGGCGCAATCGGACCGTCGAGGATGCTGTCGCCCACGCCCGTACCATGGTAGAAGCAGGCGCAGACATTATCGACATCGGCGGCGAATCCACACGTCCCGGCTTTGAACCTGTTCCCCTTGAGGAAGAGCTCCGGCGCGTTATACCGGTCATCCGCGCAATTCGCGAGGCGCTGCCCCATGTGACCCTGTCTATCGATACGTATAAAGCTGATACGGCGCGGCGTGCGCTTGAAGCAGGCGTGCACATCATCAACGATATATGGGCATTGAAGGGAGACCCCCAGATGGCTGCCGTGGGGGCGGAATTTGGCTGCCCGGTTATCCTTAACCACAACCGTCAGGCGATGGATTATAAAGAGCTTCTGCCAGATGTTCTTGCGGATCTCCAGGAAAGCATTCAGATTGCGAAGAAGGCCGGCATTGCAGACGCATCGATTTGGCTTGATCCAGGCATTGGTTTTGCCAAGACCGCGGAAGACAACAGATACCTGATGGCTCATCTGGATGAGTTTGCTAAGCTGGGCTATCCGGTGCTGCTCGGAACGTCCCGCAAGAGGTTTATCCGCGATACGCTGCAGCTCCCGGTAGACCAGCTCGCTTTCGGTACGGCTGCTACCGTCACGCTCGGCATTGCGCAGGGCTGTCAGATTATCCGTGTTCACGACGTACGGGAGATGAAGCAGAACGCTCTTATGGCCGATGCTATTATATATGGAGCAACAGATGCATCAATAAAGCGCATCTAA
- the folB gene encoding dihydroneopterin aldolase, translating into MDLMMLKGMRFYGYHGVFPEENKLGQQFIVDVDLRLDLTQAAENDELEATVNYAELHALVKNIVEGPPFKLIEALAGHIASRLFDAYTSVNEVTVRVTKPHPPFDIHFDGVTVELSRKREA; encoded by the coding sequence ATGGATTTAATGATGCTCAAAGGGATGCGCTTCTATGGGTACCATGGCGTATTTCCGGAGGAGAACAAGCTGGGACAGCAATTTATCGTCGATGTCGATTTGCGTCTGGATTTGACGCAGGCCGCGGAGAATGACGAACTGGAGGCAACCGTCAATTATGCGGAGCTTCATGCGCTGGTGAAAAACATTGTCGAAGGACCGCCTTTTAAACTCATTGAGGCGTTGGCCGGTCATATTGCATCGCGGCTGTTCGACGCTTATACTAGTGTAAATGAAGTGACGGTCCGCGTAACGAAGCCTCACCCGCCGTTCGATATTCATTTCGACGGGGTGACGGTAGAGTTAAGCAGAAAGCGGGAAGCCTAG
- a CDS encoding helix-turn-helix domain-containing protein has product MEYDQLAGRVRAFRKLKGYTQQQLAERLDISVAVLGSLERGTRKPDPKLLERISETLGISYEELTETNRRQD; this is encoded by the coding sequence ATGGAATACGATCAATTGGCAGGACGCGTCCGCGCCTTCAGAAAGCTGAAGGGCTACACGCAGCAGCAGTTGGCGGAACGGCTGGATATTTCCGTAGCCGTACTCGGCTCCTTGGAGCGGGGAACGCGTAAACCGGACCCGAAGCTGCTGGAACGCATCTCGGAGACGCTTGGTATCAGCTATGAAGAACTAACGGAAACCAATAGACGACAAGACTAA
- the dusB gene encoding tRNA dihydrouridine synthase DusB, translated as MLKIGNIEMKNKVVLAPMAGVCNPAFRLIAKEFGCGLVCAEMVSDKAILHGNKRTLEMLYVDEREKPLSLQIFGGDRESLVEAAKVVDKQTNADIIDINMGCPAPKIIKCDAGARWLLDPNKIYEMVSAVVEAVDKPVTVKMRIGWDSDHIYAVENAQAVERAGGSAVSVHGRTREQLYTGKANWDIIRDVKGAVKIPVIGNGDVASPEDAKRMLDHTGCDGVMIGRGALGNPWLLYRAVHYLTHGELLADPTPRKKMEVAILHMDRLAKLKGESVAVREMRKHLAWYLKGLPGAARIKDVIMEETSRDNMVGILEQYIASLGEESEVPVPASAPEQGEVAYG; from the coding sequence ATGCTTAAGATTGGTAACATTGAGATGAAAAATAAGGTTGTGCTTGCGCCTATGGCAGGTGTGTGCAACCCTGCTTTTCGACTGATCGCCAAAGAATTTGGCTGCGGGCTCGTATGCGCAGAAATGGTGAGTGACAAAGCGATCCTGCATGGAAATAAACGAACGCTCGAAATGCTGTATGTAGACGAACGGGAGAAACCGCTCAGTCTGCAAATTTTCGGCGGCGATCGCGAATCGCTTGTCGAAGCGGCGAAGGTTGTCGATAAACAGACCAATGCCGACATTATCGATATCAATATGGGCTGTCCGGCGCCCAAAATTATTAAGTGCGATGCAGGCGCCAGATGGCTGCTCGATCCGAACAAAATTTACGAGATGGTCTCGGCTGTCGTTGAGGCTGTCGACAAGCCTGTTACGGTCAAGATGCGAATCGGATGGGATAGCGATCATATTTATGCCGTGGAGAATGCCCAAGCCGTAGAACGTGCGGGAGGCAGTGCAGTGAGCGTTCATGGGCGGACGCGGGAGCAATTGTATACCGGCAAGGCGAATTGGGATATTATAAGGGATGTCAAAGGAGCGGTAAAAATTCCAGTCATCGGTAATGGCGATGTCGCCTCTCCCGAGGATGCGAAGCGGATGCTCGATCATACCGGCTGTGACGGCGTTATGATCGGACGCGGCGCGCTGGGTAATCCGTGGCTGCTGTACCGGGCGGTCCATTATCTGACGCATGGCGAGCTGCTGGCTGATCCGACTCCGCGCAAGAAGATGGAGGTTGCGATTCTCCATATGGACCGGCTTGCCAAGCTCAAGGGCGAATCGGTAGCCGTACGCGAAATGCGCAAGCATCTTGCCTGGTATTTGAAGGGTCTTCCAGGCGCAGCGCGGATCAAGGACGTCATCATGGAAGAAACAAGCCGCGACAACATGGTCGGCATATTGGAACAATATATCGCCTCTCTCGGCGAAGAAAGCGAAGTGCCGGTACCCGCATCGGCACCGGAGCAGGGAGAAGTGGCGTACGGTTAA